A region of Neovison vison isolate M4711 chromosome 7, ASM_NN_V1, whole genome shotgun sequence DNA encodes the following proteins:
- the RNASEH2C gene encoding ribonuclease H2 subunit C, with translation MESSDEVAVEKCRVHLRPGTLRDAACATLHLLPCEVQVNGPAPVERFFTPAIRQGPEGLEVSFRGRRLRGEEVVLPPGVVGYVTVMEEKGEVPVGKDFSEGSSNEDEREEQEPAEPPEALERDFDQFIGAAASFSRFTLWGLETIPGPDAKVRGALTWPSLAAAIHAQVPED, from the exons ATGGAAAGCAGCGACGAGGTGGCGGTCGAGAAGTGCCGCGTCCACTTGCGCCCAGGCACGCTGCGCGACGCCGCCTGCGCCACGCTGCATCTTCTGCCCTGCGAGGTTCAGGTTAACGGGCCCGCCCCGGTGGAGCGCTTCTTCACCCCAGCCATCCGCCAGGGTCCGGAGG GACTCGAAGTGTCGTTTCGGGGCCGCAGACTACGAGGCGAGGAGGTGGTGCTGCCGCCCGGCGTCGTGGGATACGTCACGGTGatggaagaaaagggagaggtgCCGGTAGGGAAGGATTTCTCGGAAGGTTCGTCGAATGAAGATGAGCGAGAGGAGCAGGAGCCGGCGGAGCCCCCCGAGGCGCTGGAGCGGGACTTT GACCAGTTTATCGGAGCTGCTGCCAGTTTCAGCCGCTTCACACTGTGGGGCCTGGAGACCATTCCTGGTCCGGATGCCAAAGTGCGCGGGGCGCTAACCTGGCCCAGCCTCGCTGCAGCG ATTCACGCACAGGTGCCTGAGGACTGA